One stretch of Motilibacter rhizosphaerae DNA includes these proteins:
- a CDS encoding lysylphosphatidylglycerol synthase domain-containing protein: protein MARVLHRLPSRQPPFARASEEPYRRRVTDAVRVVLAVAAVLWLSRHSTRNSTLSLDVFHAVNGLPGNLRPVFQLVYRLAALWAVGLVVAAALAARRWRLARDLLLAGLLGWLLARGLGLVLAEGFRPGLRAVVRSRVSPNFPTVSLSLVVAVVAAAGPYLTRKVRWLGVVLATLLAPAALYLGVALPRSLMCAAVVGWGAAAAIHLLFGSPGGRPTPAQVRTALHDLGAIAVSHVELAPEQPRENTLMHATDGTARLVVKVLGRDERDAQLLAKLARFVYYKDSGPTLFLTRTQEVEHQAYVSLLASQGGVRVPPLVVAGTGGPGTVLLAERDVGGRPVSDLPAEELDDALLQDVWEQVAQLHHLRIAHGRLNTGQLVATDQGVVIVGFGQASAAAPEEARAADTAELLVTTAHLVGPDRAVRAAVAALGADAVGAALPLLQAGVLSRAARRIVGLPRRQLGERLEELRATVAAAVGTDVPELLQLQRVRGSSLALALGTVVGVGALLSAVGDPEILARETARAHPLPLLLGFALVLSTNVGFALALAGSVRQRLPLWPNVKLQAAGAFCNLALPFGSQAMQVRFLQKQGVDAATAIAGGGVVNLVAATGTQVALFFVAAQASPERIDLGQIPTGAITALLEIGTAAVVAASLLVLAVPYVRRRVLPPVHQGARSVLDVMRSPRQITLLLSGFVLAYVLYGLALSAALRAVGSSPPIWTLIAANLGVTIISALVPFPGGGAAVATVGLSGALLALGVPKSAAIGGVLLYQLISQYLPAVPGWLAFRSLLREDDL, encoded by the coding sequence ATGGCGCGCGTGCTGCACCGCCTCCCTTCGCGCCAGCCGCCGTTCGCCAGGGCCTCGGAGGAGCCGTACCGCCGGCGCGTGACCGACGCCGTGCGCGTGGTCCTGGCGGTGGCGGCGGTGCTCTGGCTCTCGCGGCACTCGACCCGCAACTCGACCCTGTCGCTGGATGTCTTCCACGCCGTCAACGGGCTGCCCGGCAACCTCCGGCCGGTCTTCCAGCTGGTCTACCGCCTTGCCGCGCTGTGGGCCGTCGGGCTCGTCGTCGCCGCCGCGCTCGCCGCTCGGCGGTGGCGGCTGGCCCGCGACCTGCTGCTCGCCGGGCTCCTCGGGTGGCTGCTGGCGCGCGGGCTGGGGCTGGTGCTCGCCGAGGGCTTCCGGCCCGGCCTGCGTGCCGTCGTCCGCTCGCGGGTGTCCCCGAACTTCCCGACGGTCTCGCTCTCCCTGGTGGTCGCGGTCGTCGCGGCCGCCGGTCCGTACCTCACCCGGAAGGTGCGCTGGCTCGGCGTCGTCCTCGCGACCCTGCTGGCGCCGGCCGCGCTCTACCTCGGTGTGGCGCTCCCTCGGTCGCTGATGTGCGCCGCGGTGGTCGGGTGGGGTGCTGCTGCGGCCATCCACCTGCTGTTCGGGTCGCCCGGCGGGCGTCCGACACCGGCGCAGGTGCGGACCGCCCTCCACGACCTCGGCGCGATCGCGGTGTCGCACGTCGAGCTCGCGCCCGAGCAGCCGCGCGAGAACACCCTCATGCACGCGACGGACGGGACCGCCCGCCTCGTCGTCAAGGTCCTCGGCCGCGACGAGCGCGACGCCCAGCTCCTCGCCAAGCTCGCTCGGTTCGTCTACTACAAGGACTCCGGCCCCACGCTCTTCCTGACGCGCACGCAGGAGGTCGAGCACCAGGCCTACGTCAGCCTGCTCGCGAGCCAGGGCGGCGTCCGCGTCCCGCCGCTGGTCGTCGCCGGCACCGGTGGCCCGGGCACGGTGCTGCTGGCCGAGCGCGACGTCGGCGGCCGGCCCGTCTCGGACCTGCCGGCCGAGGAGCTCGACGACGCCTTGCTGCAGGACGTCTGGGAGCAGGTCGCCCAGCTGCACCACCTGCGCATCGCGCACGGCCGGCTCAACACCGGTCAGCTCGTCGCCACCGACCAGGGTGTCGTCATCGTGGGCTTCGGCCAGGCGAGCGCGGCGGCGCCCGAGGAGGCGCGTGCCGCCGACACCGCAGAACTGCTGGTGACGACGGCTCATCTCGTGGGTCCCGACCGTGCCGTACGCGCGGCGGTCGCTGCGCTCGGCGCCGACGCGGTCGGCGCCGCACTGCCGCTGCTGCAGGCCGGCGTGCTCAGCAGGGCGGCCCGCCGCATCGTCGGGCTCCCGCGCCGCCAGCTCGGGGAGCGGCTCGAGGAGCTGCGGGCGACGGTCGCCGCCGCCGTCGGCACGGACGTGCCCGAACTGCTGCAGCTCCAGCGCGTACGCGGTTCCAGCCTGGCTCTCGCGCTCGGCACCGTCGTCGGCGTCGGGGCCCTGCTCAGCGCGGTCGGTGACCCCGAGATCCTCGCGCGCGAGACCGCGCGTGCGCACCCGCTGCCGCTGCTGCTCGGGTTCGCCCTGGTGCTGTCCACGAACGTCGGCTTCGCCCTCGCCCTCGCCGGCTCGGTCCGCCAGCGGCTTCCCCTGTGGCCCAACGTGAAGCTGCAGGCGGCAGGGGCGTTCTGCAACCTCGCCCTGCCGTTCGGCAGCCAGGCGATGCAGGTGCGTTTCCTGCAGAAGCAGGGCGTGGACGCCGCCACCGCCATTGCCGGGGGAGGCGTCGTCAACCTCGTCGCGGCGACGGGCACGCAGGTCGCGCTGTTCTTCGTCGCCGCGCAGGCCTCTCCGGAGCGGATCGACCTGGGTCAGATCCCGACGGGCGCGATCACGGCCCTGCTGGAGATCGGGACAGCGGCTGTCGTCGCGGCGTCGCTGCTCGTCCTCGCGGTGCCGTACGTCCGTCGACGCGTCCTCCCGCCCGTGCACCAGGGGGCGCGCAGCGTGCTCGACGTGATGCGCAGCCCACGGCAGATCACGCTGCTGCTGAGCGGGTTCGTCCTCGCGTACGTGCTGTACGGCCTGGCGCTGTCCGCTGCGCTGAGGGCGGTCGGCAGCTCACCGCCGATCTGGACGCTCATCGCTGCCAACCTCGGCGTGACCATCATCTCGGCCCTCGTGCCCTTCCCCGGCGGGGGAGCCGCCGTGGCCACCGTCGGCCTGTCCGGGGCCCTGCTCGCCCTCGGCGTGCCCAAGAGCGCGGCGATCGGCGGAGTCCTGCTCTACCAGCTGATCTCCCAGTACCTCCCGGCCGTGCCGGGCTGGCTCGCCTTCCGATCGCTGCTGCGGGAAGACGACCTCTGA
- a CDS encoding YybH family protein produces the protein MTITQTTTTHHDTPHTLNRAWGEAFNAGDLARLMTMYEDDAVLVPGPGAEPIAGTEAIAAALRGFLGLGGQLDFTPRHWLVSGDLALSSVAFSMSGGTDPDGNPVPLAGVTSELLRRQADGSWKYVIDHPFGGSA, from the coding sequence ATGACGATCACGCAGACCACCACCACCCACCACGACACCCCGCACACGCTGAACCGCGCCTGGGGTGAGGCCTTCAACGCCGGTGACCTCGCCCGGCTGATGACGATGTACGAGGACGACGCCGTCCTCGTCCCGGGTCCCGGGGCCGAGCCCATCGCCGGCACCGAGGCGATCGCTGCTGCCCTGCGCGGCTTCCTCGGCCTCGGTGGGCAGCTCGACTTCACCCCGCGCCACTGGCTCGTCAGCGGTGACCTCGCGCTCTCGAGTGTCGCCTTCAGCATGTCGGGCGGCACCGACCCGGACGGCAACCCCGTGCCGCTGGCCGGCGTCACCTCCGAGCTCCTCCGCCGCCAGGCCGACGGCTCGTGGAAGTACGTCATCGACCACCCGTTCGGCGGGAGCGCCTGA
- a CDS encoding ArsR/SmtB family transcription factor has product MPEGKSRPMGDDELDECLRALAHPARREILRLTAARELPAGEIAAALGVAPATASEHLKVLRKTGFVVLTAEGTWRRYRADLTVVERVRDALSAHLGPRPEQ; this is encoded by the coding sequence GTGCCCGAGGGGAAGTCCCGCCCGATGGGTGACGACGAGCTCGACGAGTGCCTGCGCGCGCTGGCGCACCCGGCGCGACGCGAGATCCTCCGTCTGACAGCTGCGCGCGAGCTGCCGGCGGGCGAGATCGCCGCAGCGCTCGGGGTCGCGCCGGCGACGGCGTCGGAGCACCTGAAGGTGCTGCGGAAGACCGGGTTCGTCGTGCTCACCGCCGAGGGGACGTGGCGGCGCTACCGCGCGGACCTCACCGTCGTGGAGCGCGTCCGCGACGCCCTGTCGGCCCACCTCGGCCCTCGACCAGAGCAGTGA
- a CDS encoding VOC family protein, whose translation MSAQVAHFDIAGPSEGLARFYGVLLGWQVDERGPGYALLRPENGPGGAVVDAEEPRVTLGVTVADLTATVAAVEGLGGQVLMPPTDNGWVTKALVQDPAGNVVSLIQDAPR comes from the coding sequence GTGTCCGCCCAGGTCGCCCACTTCGACATCGCCGGCCCGTCCGAGGGTCTGGCCCGCTTCTACGGTGTCCTGCTGGGCTGGCAGGTGGACGAGCGCGGTCCGGGATACGCCCTGCTGCGCCCGGAGAACGGACCCGGCGGTGCGGTCGTGGACGCGGAGGAGCCGCGCGTGACCCTCGGCGTGACCGTCGCCGACCTCACGGCGACGGTCGCCGCGGTCGAGGGGCTCGGCGGCCAGGTCCTCATGCCACCGACCGACAACGGGTGGGTCACGAAGGCGCTGGTGCAGGACCCCGCCGGCAACGTCGTGAGCCTCATCCAGGACGCGCCGCGCTGA
- a CDS encoding SDR family NAD(P)-dependent oxidoreductase, with the protein MTFPETLPTVLVTGSTSGIGAATALSLAAAGWAVVVTGRDSARGAEVVRAIEDDGGSAVFVPSDLAAGAEELRAFARAATAAAGGRLDALVHNAALCPPVDTPSLSDADLEATLAVNIRAPHVLTAALAPAMAERGHGTVVVIGSWMAHVGSPFVGLYSATKAAELQLARSWAAEFGARGVRVNSVSPGATRTPINADAGDVLDQLTRDLPAGRTGTPEEVAAAVTWVMSDAAAYLHGAEIAVDGGITSTRT; encoded by the coding sequence CCGCACTCAGCCTCGCCGCCGCCGGCTGGGCCGTCGTCGTCACGGGCCGCGACAGCGCCCGCGGCGCCGAGGTCGTCCGTGCCATCGAGGACGACGGGGGCTCCGCTGTCTTCGTGCCCTCGGACCTCGCCGCCGGAGCCGAGGAGCTGCGGGCCTTCGCCCGGGCCGCCACCGCTGCTGCCGGCGGCCGGCTCGACGCCCTCGTCCACAACGCCGCCCTCTGCCCGCCGGTGGACACCCCGTCCCTGTCGGACGCCGACCTCGAGGCCACGCTCGCCGTCAACATCCGCGCCCCGCACGTCCTCACCGCTGCGCTCGCTCCCGCCATGGCCGAGCGCGGACACGGCACCGTCGTCGTCATCGGCTCGTGGATGGCGCACGTCGGCTCGCCCTTCGTCGGGCTCTACTCCGCGACCAAGGCGGCCGAGCTGCAGCTCGCGCGCAGCTGGGCGGCGGAGTTCGGCGCCCGCGGCGTGCGGGTGAACTCCGTGTCCCCAGGCGCGACGCGTACCCCGATCAACGCCGATGCTGGCGACGTCCTCGACCAGCTGACCCGCGACCTGCCCGCCGGCCGGACGGGCACCCCCGAGGAGGTCGCCGCCGCGGTCACCTGGGTGATGTCGGACGCCGCGGCGTACCTGCACGGGGCAGAGATCGCCGTCGACGGAGGGATCACCAGCACGCGGACGTGA